The DNA sequence CATAACCAGACGGTATTTTTTGCTCAATCCAGCGCTTTGGCATAATGTTTTCGAGATAATTTTCCTCTTCTTCCACGCTTTCTGCAGGTGGAAAACCAGCTGGCCAAGTCACCTCTGGCAAACTCGCATAAGCAAAAATCTCTTTAGCATCTGAGACTAGACGTTGGCGCAAATACAGCCGCTCTGTCTCAATATCAGGAAGTTTATTATCTTCAATTTGACCTAAAATATTTATCATAATTTCTCTCCCCATTCCGCTTATAAAAATTCGCCCCTGCCACACATGACAGGGACGAATCACTCCGCGGTACCACCCAATTTCGGGCAGACGCCCGCAACTCTAGCTTTCTTGTTTATCTTTTATTACGTCGTTAGCCCGCTTAGGCATACGCCAGTACAATCCGCAACTCGCTGCCTAGTCCTAAAAGTAAACAAAAAGACACCATTATTTCAATTTTAGCCTTAGCAACCAGTTTTGACATTTGTGCGGATTTCTCAGCAGTGCCGCTTTCTGTGACAAATGGGATTCAAAACACCTCTAATGCATTTAGTTTAACATGTTTTCTAGAGAAAATCAATAATTTCTCTGCCCAAAAAGTCCGTCTGGTAGGTCATGAAATCCCTTGCCCTCTTGATAGTTGGCAAATTTCCCCAATAAAAACTGATAAGCATCCAGACGGCTCTCGTAACGAATCGCAGCTTCTTTAGCGCGTTCATCTTGGTCTTCTTCATAGACTTTCTGACTCTCTTGAAGAGCCATTTCGTTGATTGCCACCTGAGTTTTGACCCAAGCTTCAAAATCCTTTAAAAATTCTTGTTCGTACGTCATCATATACCTTCTAATCTACTCCTCTGTAGAAATCTTCTTCAATATCACGGAAAGGCTGAATATCTTGGACATATTCCAGCACACCTTGAAATTCTCCTGCTTCATCTCGCACTGCCGCATATGTCACATGAACAAATTTATCCCGCGACTCAGACTTGAACCACATAACAAACTTGTCTCGCTTGCCTTCACTCAATTCCTTAAAAATAAAGCGAACTTTCTCCAAAAACTTAGGCGGGTGGCACAGCTCGACATTGCGCCCCACTTGACTCGGCGTCCGCTTGAAAATCATCTCGTCGGCTGGTACGCTGTCATTGTAGTACTGGAAAATATCTTCCTTATTGACAAAGGTAATCTCCATCGGCAGATGATTCAAGATTAGATTTGCCTCTTCCACTGACAAATAGCCATGTCCAAACGGCTGTTGGTTCTGCCGATCAAAATTGTTTTCTGCCTTTTTCTTTTTTGGTTTAAAGGAAATGGTGACCTGCCCATCAGGCGTCTCAATGACTTGCTGAATAGTACCGTCTGACACCAACTCATCACTAGCTGCCGCTTCGCTTCCAGTCTTCTCAGCAGCCTCTTTTT is a window from the Streptococcus anginosus subsp. whileyi MAS624 genome containing:
- a CDS encoding DUF1912 family protein encodes the protein MTYEQEFLKDFEAWVKTQVAINEMALQESQKVYEEDQDERAKEAAIRYESRLDAYQFLLGKFANYQEGKGFHDLPDGLFGQRNY